A window from Exiguobacterium marinum DSM 16307 encodes these proteins:
- the yfkAB gene encoding radical SAM/CxCxxxxC motif protein YfkAB: MQNISPTFDPWEAYLDQVEHGRLVLSNVEVTTTKLCNMRCEHCAVGYMLDQKEEPEVPLELLIQRLDEIEHLRAFSITGGEPMLSMKSVRNYVVPLLRYAKERGARTQINSNLTLPLSRYHLITPYLDVLHISHNWGTDADFLEGGFAMMDRKPSEEARLKMLQTMKDNARALTAEGIIVSAETMINKRTIPHLKEIHEEIVSLGCQRHEVHPMYPADFASALESASLADTRQAIHDLLDVRDENVWMLFGTLPFYACSDLPEDRALLKRLHETKNVTVRNDPDGRSRLNTNIFDGQIIVTDFGDELGTLGTVYDTSFQDAYDTWTNSQLNATLSCHCPAVKCLGPNALVKQAYYPTVDFKSRKATSF, from the coding sequence ATGCAAAACATCTCCCCAACTTTCGACCCTTGGGAAGCCTATCTCGATCAAGTCGAACATGGTCGACTCGTCTTATCCAACGTCGAAGTAACAACAACAAAATTGTGTAATATGCGCTGCGAACATTGTGCGGTCGGTTATATGCTTGACCAGAAGGAAGAACCTGAAGTCCCACTCGAATTGTTAATTCAACGATTGGATGAAATCGAACATTTACGCGCCTTCTCCATCACAGGTGGTGAACCGATGTTATCGATGAAATCGGTCCGTAACTATGTCGTTCCGCTGTTACGCTATGCGAAAGAACGTGGCGCCCGCACTCAGATCAACTCGAACTTGACGCTACCGTTATCTCGCTATCATCTTATTACCCCTTACTTGGACGTTTTGCACATTTCGCATAACTGGGGCACCGATGCCGATTTCCTCGAAGGTGGATTTGCGATGATGGATCGTAAACCGAGTGAAGAGGCAAGGTTAAAAATGCTCCAAACGATGAAAGATAATGCCCGTGCCCTCACAGCTGAAGGAATCATCGTGTCAGCGGAGACGATGATCAACAAACGGACGATTCCGCACCTGAAAGAGATCCATGAAGAAATCGTATCGCTTGGTTGTCAGCGACATGAGGTGCACCCAATGTACCCCGCAGACTTCGCTAGCGCCCTAGAATCAGCATCGCTCGCTGATACGCGACAAGCCATCCATGACTTACTCGACGTCCGTGACGAAAACGTCTGGATGCTCTTTGGGACATTGCCCTTCTATGCATGTTCCGATTTACCAGAAGATCGTGCTCTCTTAAAACGACTTCATGAAACAAAAAACGTGACCGTCCGAAATGACCCGGATGGTCGTTCACGCCTTAACACGAATATCTTTGACGGACAAATCATCGTGACCGATTTTGGTGACGAGCTCGGTACTCTTGGTACCGTCTATGATACGTCATTCCAAGATGCGTATGATACGTGGACGAACAGCCAACTGAACGCCACGCTGTCTTGTCATTGCCCAGCCGTCAAATGTCTTGGACCAAATGCTCTGGTCAAGCAAGCCTATTACCCGACCGTGGATTTTAAATCTCGCAAAGCTACATCGTTTTAA
- the rlmD gene encoding 23S rRNA (uracil(1939)-C(5))-methyltransferase RlmD: MKLITGDFKDVTVDRLGINGEGIATINRMVIFIPNLLPGERAKVEITRVEKNYAEARVVKRDNDSKDRVKAPCPIYDECGGCQIQHMSSRLQMEYKEEIVRNAFRQKTKLNVEKSDIRPTIGMEDPWYYRNKSQFPLGTRHGEIVSGLYKPNTNHLVSIEHCMVQQRDTTNINNAIVRILNELDIPVYDARRDTGYARTVVVRSGYNTNDVQVVLVVGHEDVPDLDELSDRIMALPNVVSFHININSNRSSVIFGYRTVHIAGQEKMDEQLDDVHYHLSPRAFFQLNPAQTEKMYREVVEAAALTGEERVIDAYAGVGSIGLWLAPHAKEIRGMEVVPEAVEDANDHMRENGYSHVTYVEGRAEHWIPRWVKDGWLPDVVVVDPPRTGMDHQLINSIISSKAKRIVYVSCNPQTLARDTDQLMKAGYKVNYVQPYDMFPQTSHVESVVVFEKKKKKKY, translated from the coding sequence TTGAAATTAATTACTGGAGATTTTAAAGATGTCACAGTCGACCGACTTGGCATTAATGGAGAGGGCATCGCGACAATCAATCGCATGGTCATTTTCATACCAAACTTATTACCGGGAGAACGAGCAAAAGTCGAAATCACACGTGTAGAAAAAAATTATGCAGAAGCGCGTGTCGTCAAACGCGACAACGACTCGAAAGACCGTGTTAAAGCACCTTGTCCGATTTACGACGAGTGTGGAGGCTGCCAAATCCAACACATGAGTTCTCGTCTGCAGATGGAGTATAAAGAAGAAATCGTTCGAAATGCCTTCCGTCAAAAGACGAAGCTAAACGTGGAAAAATCGGATATTCGTCCGACAATTGGTATGGAAGACCCGTGGTACTATCGAAATAAATCACAATTCCCACTCGGCACACGCCATGGCGAGATTGTCTCAGGACTCTACAAGCCGAACACAAACCATCTCGTGTCGATTGAGCACTGTATGGTCCAACAACGTGACACAACGAACATCAATAATGCGATTGTCCGTATTTTAAACGAACTCGACATCCCCGTCTATGACGCACGCCGCGACACGGGGTATGCCAGAACCGTCGTCGTTCGTTCCGGATACAACACGAATGACGTACAAGTTGTTCTCGTCGTTGGGCATGAAGATGTCCCGGATTTAGATGAATTGAGTGACCGCATCATGGCATTGCCAAATGTTGTCTCGTTCCATATCAATATCAATTCAAACCGATCTAGTGTTATTTTTGGTTATCGGACGGTTCACATCGCGGGTCAAGAAAAGATGGATGAGCAGCTTGATGACGTCCATTATCACTTGTCACCACGCGCATTCTTCCAGTTGAATCCGGCACAGACGGAAAAAATGTATCGTGAAGTCGTTGAAGCTGCAGCATTGACGGGTGAAGAACGTGTCATTGATGCGTATGCGGGTGTCGGTTCGATCGGTCTCTGGTTAGCGCCACACGCGAAGGAAATTCGAGGAATGGAAGTTGTACCGGAAGCAGTCGAAGATGCGAACGACCATATGCGTGAGAATGGCTACAGCCACGTCACGTACGTCGAAGGGCGTGCCGAGCATTGGATCCCTCGTTGGGTTAAAGATGGATGGCTCCCAGATGTCGTCGTAGTCGATCCGCCACGGACAGGTATGGATCATCAATTAATCAATTCAATCATTTCATCCAAGGCGAAACGAATTGTTTACGTGTCATGCAACCCGCAGACGCTCGCACGTGATACCGATCAGTTGATGAAGGCCGGATACAAGGTGAATTACGTACAACCGTACGACATGTTCCCTCAGACATCACATGTCGAATCCGTTGTTGTATTCGAGAAGAAGAAAAAGAAAAAATATTGA
- a CDS encoding MFS transporter, which yields MLRFRFMILLLIVFISGLIQGALIPLLSTLIERDGAPAWVNGLNATMLYVGVIVSAPLLERFVRKYGFRPTIVLGIVLTAFATFALPIWPSLLVWAMMRFFIGFGDSALHYGSQVWVTSSSEKRSLGRAMAYYGMSFSLGFAVGPLIAPLVDLWFWLPFLIIVFFCLASLMLVFKVENEFPEVEKVKTNSKGRIRLILVGAGYTLLPAFTYGFLEASLNANFPIFTSRNGMSLTETSTLITTFIVMSIVVQLPLGRLADLYGKKRILQIVLTFGTLVFALANLVVDHYIGLLLLFALAGAGLGSTYSLGLAHMTEVLPRSLLPTGNMLYSISFSIGSISGPMIGAFWLSLPKEVYFLMYAVILGVLSFRLFTSKSKPIQI from the coding sequence ATGCTCCGTTTTCGTTTTATGATCTTACTATTGATCGTCTTTATTTCCGGTTTGATTCAAGGCGCACTCATCCCACTCTTATCCACTTTAATCGAGCGTGACGGGGCACCAGCCTGGGTGAACGGGTTAAATGCGACGATGCTCTATGTTGGGGTAATTGTCTCTGCACCTCTCTTAGAGAGATTCGTTCGAAAATACGGCTTTCGGCCGACCATCGTCCTCGGGATTGTTTTGACGGCATTCGCAACCTTCGCATTGCCGATATGGCCGTCCCTACTCGTCTGGGCGATGATGCGCTTCTTCATCGGATTTGGGGACTCCGCATTACACTACGGATCGCAAGTATGGGTCACGTCCTCTAGTGAAAAACGTAGTCTCGGTCGAGCGATGGCCTATTATGGGATGTCGTTCAGTCTCGGGTTCGCCGTCGGTCCGTTGATTGCACCACTCGTCGATTTATGGTTTTGGTTACCATTTTTGATTATTGTCTTTTTCTGTCTCGCTTCGTTGATGCTCGTCTTTAAAGTCGAGAATGAATTCCCTGAGGTCGAGAAAGTGAAGACCAATTCGAAGGGGCGAATTCGACTAATTCTAGTCGGTGCAGGGTATACACTCCTTCCCGCCTTTACATACGGTTTCCTCGAAGCGAGTTTAAACGCCAACTTCCCAATCTTCACATCACGAAACGGGATGAGTTTGACGGAGACAAGTACACTCATCACGACGTTCATCGTCATGTCGATTGTCGTTCAGCTTCCGCTCGGACGCCTCGCTGACTTGTATGGAAAGAAACGCATCTTACAAATTGTGCTGACATTTGGAACACTCGTGTTCGCCTTGGCGAATCTCGTCGTCGATCATTATATCGGTCTACTCCTCCTATTCGCCCTAGCCGGCGCAGGTTTAGGGTCGACGTACTCACTCGGTTTAGCGCACATGACAGAAGTACTCCCTCGCTCCTTGTTGCCGACCGGAAACATGCTGTACAGTATTTCATTCAGCATCGGTTCGATCTCAGGTCCGATGATTGGTGCGTTCTGGTTGTCCCTTCCAAAAGAAGTTTATTTCTTGATGTATGCAGTCATTTTAGGGGTTCTATCGTTCCGACTGTTTACGTCAAAATCAAAACCAATCCAAATTTAA